One segment of Daphnia magna isolate NIES linkage group LG2, ASM2063170v1.1, whole genome shotgun sequence DNA contains the following:
- the LOC116917063 gene encoding mitochondrial folate transporter/carrier isoform X2, producing MAKTNSSLGMSNASTRVAIFLSNMRYEHLIAGISGGVASTLILHPLDLIKIRFAVSDGQLSIRPQYSGLYDAICSITRSEGVRGLYRGVAPNVCGAGCAWGSYFFFYNAIKVEMQSGDSTIALSPAKHMLAAAEAGVATQILTNPIWVVKTRLCLQYGPETVHLSEEKRYKGMVDALVKMYRYEGIRGLYKGFVPGIFGVSHGALQFMAYEEMKNSYNSYRNLPIDTKLATSEYLSFAALSKLFAATATYPYQVVRARLQDQYRDYKGVMDVISQTWRREGVRGLLQGIAP from the exons ATGGCAAAGACAAATTCTAGCCTTGGCATGTCCAATGCCAGCACAAGAGTGGCCATTTTTTTATCAAACATGAGGTATGAACATCTTATAGCAGGAATATCAGGCGGAGTTGCATCCACATTGATTCTTCATCCTTTGGACTTGATCAAAATCAGATTTGCAG TTAGTGACGGTCAGCTGAGTATAAGGCCTCAGTATTCTGGACTGTATGACGCGATATGCAGCATAACACGTTCTGAAGGCGTTCGTGGTCTGTACAGAGGTGTTGCACCCAACGTTTGTGGCGCCGGATGTGCTTGGGGATCCTACTTCTTTTT TTACAATGCCATCAAAGTAGAAATGCAAAGTGGAGATTCAACCATAGCACTGAGTCCCGCTAAACATATGTTAGCGGCCGCTGAAGCAGGTGTAGCCACCCAAATCTTGACAAATCCTATATGGGTCGTGAAAACTCGTCTTTGTCTGCAATATGGTCCAGAAACAGTTCACCTCTCAGAGGAAAAGAGATACAA GGGAATGGTGGATGCTCTAGTCAAGATGTACCGCTACGAAGGTATTCGAGGTCTGTACAAAGGATTCGTACCTGGCATCTTTGGCGTCTCACATGGTGCCCTCCAATTCATGGCTTacgaagaaatgaaaaatagttATAATAGTTACCGAAATTTACCTATCGACACTAAACTG GCCACAAGCGAGTACCTGTCCTTTGCTGCCCTGTCGAAACTATTTGCAGCAACTGCTACTTATCCCTACCAAGTAGTGCGAGCACGATTACAGGACCAATATCGCGACTACAAGGGCGTCATGGATGTGATATCACAGACGTGGAG GCGTGAGGGGGTGAGAGGCTTATTACAAGGGATTGCTCCCTAA
- the LOC116917063 gene encoding mitochondrial folate transporter/carrier isoform X1 has protein sequence MAKTNSSLGMSNASTRVAIFLSNMRYEHLIAGISGGVASTLILHPLDLIKIRFAVSDGQLSIRPQYSGLYDAICSITRSEGVRGLYRGVAPNVCGAGCAWGSYFFFYNAIKVEMQSGDSTIALSPAKHMLAAAEAGVATQILTNPIWVVKTRLCLQYGPETVHLSEEKRYKGMVDALVKMYRYEGIRGLYKGFVPGIFGVSHGALQFMAYEEMKNSYNSYRNLPIDTKLATSEYLSFAALSKLFAATATYPYQVVRARLQDQYRDYKGVMDVISQTWRYEGVRGFYKGLSPYMVHVTPNICLVFLIYEMCTGER, from the exons ATGGCAAAGACAAATTCTAGCCTTGGCATGTCCAATGCCAGCACAAGAGTGGCCATTTTTTTATCAAACATGAGGTATGAACATCTTATAGCAGGAATATCAGGCGGAGTTGCATCCACATTGATTCTTCATCCTTTGGACTTGATCAAAATCAGATTTGCAG TTAGTGACGGTCAGCTGAGTATAAGGCCTCAGTATTCTGGACTGTATGACGCGATATGCAGCATAACACGTTCTGAAGGCGTTCGTGGTCTGTACAGAGGTGTTGCACCCAACGTTTGTGGCGCCGGATGTGCTTGGGGATCCTACTTCTTTTT TTACAATGCCATCAAAGTAGAAATGCAAAGTGGAGATTCAACCATAGCACTGAGTCCCGCTAAACATATGTTAGCGGCCGCTGAAGCAGGTGTAGCCACCCAAATCTTGACAAATCCTATATGGGTCGTGAAAACTCGTCTTTGTCTGCAATATGGTCCAGAAACAGTTCACCTCTCAGAGGAAAAGAGATACAA GGGAATGGTGGATGCTCTAGTCAAGATGTACCGCTACGAAGGTATTCGAGGTCTGTACAAAGGATTCGTACCTGGCATCTTTGGCGTCTCACATGGTGCCCTCCAATTCATGGCTTacgaagaaatgaaaaatagttATAATAGTTACCGAAATTTACCTATCGACACTAAACTG GCCACAAGCGAGTACCTGTCCTTTGCTGCCCTGTCGAAACTATTTGCAGCAACTGCTACTTATCCCTACCAAGTAGTGCGAGCACGATTACAGGACCAATATCGCGACTACAAGGGCGTCATGGATGTGATATCACAGACGTGGAGGTACGAGGGTGTCCGCGGGTTTTATAAAGGCCTATCGCCCTACATGGTCCATGTCACGCCTAATATTTGTCTGGTCTTCCTTATTTATGAAATGTGCACCGGAGAACGGTGA